DNA from Campylobacter sp. CNRCH_2014_0184h:
AGGTGATGGAGATAATACTATAGTAGCTAACTTTGGTATAAGAATAAATATACCAAATACTAATTTTTATTTTACTCCTTTTTATGATATAGGTTATGCTTGGTATGAAAAAGATGGGGGTAGATTAGCAGATGAGCATTTTTTAGATGCAGTAGGCTTGCAAGTACTTTATAATAAAACTAATGAGTATTATATAAAGCTTGATGCAGCAAGAGCTGTTCATCAGTATAAATTTGATGATGATCATAGAATGAAATTGTATTTAAGTGGTGGGGTGTATTTTTAACCACCACTTAAAAAATATACCCTAGTAGCTAAATCTTTAAAAGCTTTAGAGTGGATTAAACTTTGGCAAGCCTTAGACTTTGAAGTGCTTGTAAATTCACTTTGACTAAAAGCATTTAAAGCCTCATCTAGTTGAGTTTTTATACTTTGATTTTTAGGATCTTTCAAAGCTTGATTTTTTAAATCTGCTATATTTTGGGCTTTGCTTTTTTGAGCATTATCTACCATAAGTGCTAAAAGCAAAATGCTTTCTTTATCTACAAAAAGCACCTTAAAACACTGCTCGTCATTTCCCACACTAAAATCAAGTTCTTTGGTGGAATTTTGCAAATTTGATAAATCTTCATTTTTTATATTTGCTACATTACTCATCAAAGCTATACTTGAAAGACTTTCATTTTTTAACACATAAGAACTTACATCATTGATAAAAGTTTTTAAATTTCCTAAAGCTTGAGCTGTACTTGCTTCATCTTTACTTGCGCTAAATTTTGGCAAAGCAACTGCTGCTAAAACTCCAAGTATAATCACCACAAACACAAGTTCTATAATAGTAAAAGCCTTTTTCATAATACACCTTGTAAATTTTTCACCTTAGGGCTTATAAGATCATCTTCAATACTTACAAATTCTTTACGCTCATAAGCCTCACAA
Protein-coding regions in this window:
- a CDS encoding prepilin-type N-terminal cleavage/methylation domain-containing protein; this encodes MKKAFTIIELVFVVIILGVLAAVALPKFSASKDEASTAQALGNLKTFINDVSSYVLKNESLSSIALMSNVANIKNEDLSNLQNSTKELDFSVGNDEQCFKVLFVDKESILLLALMVDNAQKSKAQNIADLKNQALKDPKNQSIKTQLDEALNAFSQSEFTSTSKSKACQSLIHSKAFKDLATRVYFLSGG